ATGGTTATGAATTAGCAGGAGCCTATGAGAACGGACAGACGGTGCAGTCATATGGCGGTGGTGTCTGCCAGGTTTCAACGACTTTATATAATGCAGTTATATTAGCGGAGCTTGAAGTTACGGAGCGTTCAAACCATTCTATGATCGTTACCTATGTAAAGCCATCTATGGATGCTGCGATCGCAGGTGATTATAAGGATTTAAAATTCGTAAATAATCAGGATGTACCGATCTATATTGAAGGATATACTTCCGGGAAAAATGTTTATTTCAATATTTACGGGGAAGAGACAAGACCTGCAAACCGCAAGGTAACATATGAGAGTGAAGTTGTGTCGGAGCAGGATCCGGGTACACAGTTTGTGGCAACCGGAGATCCGGTAGGAACGATGAATGTATCACAGGGAAAACATGTCGGATATGTGGCACAGCTTTGGAAAGTTGTTACAGTAGACGGTGTGGAAGAAAGCCGCGAAGTATTTAATAAGAGTACTTACAAAGCATCACCGAAGATCGTCAATGTTGGAACCGCGTCAGAAGATCCGAATGCATCAGCGACGATCGGCGCTGCATTAGCGACCGGTGACGAGGGGACTATCTATGCCGCAGTGGCTCAGTTTACGGCAGCGGCATCGACTACACAGGAACAGCCGGCTGAAAACCAGTCTGCAGAGGAGCAGGCAATCGTCGGAGACGGACAGGTGGATGTCAGCGGAGATAACGGCGGAAATGGTCAGTAATTTATTATAAGAAACAAAAAGAGGCTGCCTCGTAAGAGACAGCCTATAACTATAAACAGGAATGGAGTTTGCGATGAAGATTGGAAAAGTACCGGAGAATGTGCTCAAACGCTCCGTATTTAAACAGATACATACCAAAAGACCGGAGGTTGTCTTAGGCGCCGGTGTGGGAGAGGACTGTGCGGCGGTCAAGCTGGCAGAGGATGAGACACTTGTGATGTCAACAGATCCGATCACAGGAACGGCACAGGATATCGGTACGCTTGCGATCCAGATCACAGCAAATGATCTTGCCAGTGCGGGAGCAGAGCCTGTCGGTGTGCTGCTTACGGTCTTACTTCCACCAGAGGTTGAGGAACCGGAGTTAAGAGAGATGATGCAGCAGGTAGAGGCAGCATGTGCGAAAGCAGGTGTGCAGGTCATGGGCGGTCATACGGAGATCACTGCAGTTGTAAATCAGCCGGTCATTTCCGTATGTGGTGTTGGAAAAGTAAAAGACGGATGTGTGATCTCTACCGGCGGGGCAAAACCGGGAATGGATATCCTTGTGACAAAATGGATCGGGATCGAGGGAACATCCATCATTGCAAAGGAAAAAGAAAAAGAACTGTTAACGAGATTTTCTGCACCATTTGTTGAAAATGCAAAAAAACTGGATGTATATTTATCCGTACTTTCAGAGGCTGCAGTCGCCGTTCGGTCTGGCGTTAGTGCTATGCATGACGTCACAGAGGGCGGTATCTTTGGTGCACTCTGGGAAATGGCAGAAGCATCTGGCGTCGGACTTGAAATCGATTTAAAAAAGATTCCCGTTCGTCAGGAAACAATCGAGATCTGTGAATTTTTCGGAATCAACCCATATGAACTGATCTCAAGCGGTTCTATGCTGATGGCAGCAGCCGATGGCAATCTGCTGGTAAATGAACTGAAAAAAGCAGGAATACCGGCAACAATTATCGGAAAAGCAACAGCCGGAAATGACAGAGTTCTATTAAATGAGGATGAGAGACGGTTTTTAGAACCGCCTAAGACGGACGAATTATATAAGGTAGTATCATAACAATAGATTGTGCATTTAGCGGGAAAATCTATTGTCAGAAATTAAGATAGTGCTCAAAAGAGTACAAATTATGGAGGATAGGATTATCATGCGTGAAAAGATTTTAACTTTTATAGAGAAGAACAGCAGAATTGATTTAAAGGAACTGGCTATCATTTTAGGTGTAGATGAGGCAGCCGTGGTAAATGAGCTTCAGAAAATGGAAGAGGAGCATATTATCTGCGGATACCATACCCTGATCGACTGGGATAAGGCGGGAATTGAAAAGGTGACAGCTTTAATCGAGGTGCGTGTCACACCACAGCGCGGAATGGGATTTGACAAGGTGGCAGAGCGCATTTACAACTATCCGGAAGTAAATTCCGTTTATCTGATCTCCGGCGGATTTGATTTTATGGTAACGATTGAGGGAAAGACACTGCGTGAGGTTTCCCAGTTTGTTTCCAATAAACTTTCACCGCTTGATTCTGTTTTAAGTACAAAGACGAATTTTATTCTGAAAAAATACAAAGATCACGGAACCGTTATGGCAGAACCGGCAAAAGATGAAAGGATAGAGATGTAATATGAGAGATCCATTAAATAAAACAATTACAACGATCCAACCGTCCGGGATCCGTAAGTTCTTCGATGTGGTACATGAGATGAAGGACGCAATCTCCCTTGGTGTCGGCGAGCCGGATTTTGATACGCCGTGGCATATCCGCGACGAGGGTATTTATTCCCTGGAAAAAGGAAAAACACATTATACCTCAAATGCAGGTTTAAAAGAGTTAAAGACAGAGATCGACCGTTATCTGAACCGTCATTACGGGATATCTTATGACGTGGATCATGAGATCATGGTTACGATCGGAGGCAGTGAGGCGATCGATGCGGCTATGCGTGCCATGTTAGATCCGGGAGATGAGGTTTTGATCCCGCAGCCAAGCTATGTATCTTATGTGCCTTGTGCCATTTTAGCAGGTGCAGTGCCGGTCATCATTGAGTTAAAGGCAGAAAATGAGTTCCGTCTGACACCGGAGGAATTAGAGGCTGCGATCACGCCGAAGACAAAACTTTTAGTGCTTCCGTTCCCAAACAATCCGACCGGTGCGGTCATGGAAAGATCCGATCTTGAGAAAATTGCGGAAGTGATTAAAAAACACGATATTTTTGTGCTGAGTGATGAGATATATTCCGAGCTTACTTATCTTGAAAAACATGTAACGATCGCATCTTTACCTGGCATGTGGGAGCGGACGATCGTGATCAATGGATTTTCAAAATCACATGCCATGACAGGCTGGCGTCTCGGATATGCATGCGGACCGCGTGTGATCATCGGGCAGATGTTAAAGATCCATCAGTTTGCGATCATGTGTGCACCGTCTACGAGCCAGTATGCAGGTGTTGAGGCTCTCAAAAACGGAGATGAAGATGTGGCACAGATGAGAGAGGAGTATAATGGCAGACGCCGTTATCTGCTTCATCGTTTTAAAGAAATGGGACTTTCCTGTTTCGAGCCATTTGGAGCATTTTATGTGTTCCCGTGCATCAGCGAATTCGGTATGACATCCGAGCAGTTTGCCACGGAGCTTTTAAATACAGAGAAGCTTGCAGTCGTTCCGGGAACGGCATTCGGAGACTGCGGGGAAGGATTTATCCGTATTTCCTATGCGTATTCGCTGGAGAATTTAAAAGAGGCGATGAACCGCATGGAGGCATTTATTACAGGGCTGAGAAAACAGGGTGAAAAACAGGCATGACAGCTTATTTTTCATATTGTGGTCTGTTTGGCAGACTGCCTGGAAATGAGGATTATTATGGCAAAGTTAAATATTGTTTTATATGAGCCGGAGATCCCGGCAAATACCGGAAATATCGGAAGAACCTGTGTCGCAACAGGGACAAGGCTCCATCTGATCGAACCGCTTGGATTTCATCTTGATGAAAAATCGATCAAGCGTGCCGGGATGGATTACTGGAGTGAGCTTGACGTGACGACCTATGTGAACTGGGATGATTTCTGTGAGAAAAATCCGGGTGCAAAGATCTATATGGCAACGACAAAGGGACGCCATGTATACACAGAGGTTTCCTACGAGCCGGACTGCTATATTATGTTTGGAAAAGAGAGTGCAG
The Roseburia rectibacter DNA segment above includes these coding regions:
- a CDS encoding AIR synthase family protein is translated as MKIGKVPENVLKRSVFKQIHTKRPEVVLGAGVGEDCAAVKLAEDETLVMSTDPITGTAQDIGTLAIQITANDLASAGAEPVGVLLTVLLPPEVEEPELREMMQQVEAACAKAGVQVMGGHTEITAVVNQPVISVCGVGKVKDGCVISTGGAKPGMDILVTKWIGIEGTSIIAKEKEKELLTRFSAPFVENAKKLDVYLSVLSEAAVAVRSGVSAMHDVTEGGIFGALWEMAEASGVGLEIDLKKIPVRQETIEICEFFGINPYELISSGSMLMAAADGNLLVNELKKAGIPATIIGKATAGNDRVLLNEDERRFLEPPKTDELYKVVS
- a CDS encoding Lrp/AsnC family transcriptional regulator; its protein translation is MREKILTFIEKNSRIDLKELAIILGVDEAAVVNELQKMEEEHIICGYHTLIDWDKAGIEKVTALIEVRVTPQRGMGFDKVAERIYNYPEVNSVYLISGGFDFMVTIEGKTLREVSQFVSNKLSPLDSVLSTKTNFILKKYKDHGTVMAEPAKDERIEM
- a CDS encoding tRNA (cytidine(34)-2'-O)-methyltransferase, translated to MAKLNIVLYEPEIPANTGNIGRTCVATGTRLHLIEPLGFHLDEKSIKRAGMDYWSELDVTTYVNWDDFCEKNPGAKIYMATTKGRHVYTEVSYEPDCYIMFGKESAGIPEEILKANPDTCVRIPMIGETRSLNLSNSVAIVLYEALRQNQFDHMKLQGELHRLRWDD
- a CDS encoding pyridoxal phosphate-dependent aminotransferase, yielding MRDPLNKTITTIQPSGIRKFFDVVHEMKDAISLGVGEPDFDTPWHIRDEGIYSLEKGKTHYTSNAGLKELKTEIDRYLNRHYGISYDVDHEIMVTIGGSEAIDAAMRAMLDPGDEVLIPQPSYVSYVPCAILAGAVPVIIELKAENEFRLTPEELEAAITPKTKLLVLPFPNNPTGAVMERSDLEKIAEVIKKHDIFVLSDEIYSELTYLEKHVTIASLPGMWERTIVINGFSKSHAMTGWRLGYACGPRVIIGQMLKIHQFAIMCAPSTSQYAGVEALKNGDEDVAQMREEYNGRRRYLLHRFKEMGLSCFEPFGAFYVFPCISEFGMTSEQFATELLNTEKLAVVPGTAFGDCGEGFIRISYAYSLENLKEAMNRMEAFITGLRKQGEKQA